The following are encoded together in the Bradymonas sediminis genome:
- a CDS encoding serine/threonine protein kinase, translating to MIGTTISRYDILEELGQGGMSVVYLAQDTGLNRQVAVKLLHSHLANKPENRKRFRREAEAIARLRHENILDVYDVSDASEPRSYIVMEYVEGMNLRQFVEYHGAPPSEIVCLLGAQLCNALSHAHKQGVIHRDLKPENVMISTAGAVKLMDFGIAHVIGAETMTRTGSLIGSPAHMAPEMIDGAQVDARADIFALGTILYWMGTGRLPFCGDNTPQVLRNVMESRYARPEDVEPTLSHDLARIIERTLHTDPAERFQSADALKLELLAAVHAVGLEDHESMLSAYFSGPKRYGADFPAMVVPKLIDCAKRSNQRGSTAVAISYFNRVLAYDPGNEEVRECLRNLHRGRRIWLGAAAAVALCLVAGGAWAGYSYWDGVQRREAAAALTQRTLEDATTNARVMLAQNAAQRGVREAHAFAYLELPRLQAGEVARGVAAQARAVTRTPLQRFQDARAMRQISKVKQSPTRIIKERVQLPLQGEATSGDATPGEATDGEKTQVKTTPVEFKVFPPPTRLEIDGKPVSWQFGAVELTPGKHLLSASAPGCKPYRRFMVVNADKNDKIPVVLDWQDAHIRVESNKNVLVYVDSEPNPRSNGTHSSIRVPFERGKFYAPKTLNLRIKDSANLQRVQTREIEVEPGNTRVIKVNFP from the coding sequence ATGATCGGCACCACGATTTCACGCTATGATATTTTAGAGGAGCTCGGCCAGGGCGGCATGTCGGTGGTGTATCTTGCCCAAGATACAGGGCTAAACCGACAGGTGGCAGTCAAATTACTGCACTCGCATCTGGCCAATAAGCCCGAGAATCGCAAGCGTTTCCGCCGCGAGGCTGAAGCGATCGCACGGCTGCGCCACGAAAATATCCTCGACGTGTACGACGTGTCCGACGCCTCGGAGCCGCGCTCCTATATCGTGATGGAATATGTCGAGGGGATGAACCTTCGCCAATTCGTCGAATATCACGGCGCGCCGCCCTCCGAGATCGTGTGCCTGCTGGGCGCGCAGCTGTGCAACGCCCTGTCTCACGCGCATAAACAAGGGGTCATCCACCGGGATCTCAAGCCCGAGAACGTCATGATTTCGACCGCCGGCGCGGTGAAGTTGATGGACTTCGGCATCGCGCATGTCATCGGGGCCGAGACGATGACGCGCACCGGCAGCCTGATCGGCAGCCCGGCGCATATGGCCCCCGAGATGATCGACGGCGCACAGGTCGATGCGCGCGCGGACATCTTCGCGCTGGGGACCATCCTCTATTGGATGGGCACCGGGCGGCTGCCGTTTTGCGGCGACAACACGCCGCAGGTGCTGCGAAACGTGATGGAATCGCGCTACGCGCGCCCCGAGGATGTTGAGCCGACGCTGAGCCACGACCTGGCGCGCATCATCGAGCGCACCCTGCACACCGACCCGGCCGAGCGCTTTCAAAGCGCCGATGCGCTCAAGCTTGAGCTGCTCGCCGCGGTGCACGCCGTCGGCCTCGAAGATCATGAGAGCATGCTTAGCGCGTATTTTAGCGGCCCCAAAAGATACGGCGCTGACTTCCCGGCGATGGTCGTCCCGAAGCTTATCGACTGCGCGAAACGCTCGAACCAGCGCGGCAGCACGGCGGTGGCGATTTCGTATTTTAATCGCGTCCTGGCCTATGACCCGGGCAATGAGGAGGTGCGCGAGTGCCTGCGAAATCTGCATCGTGGCCGGCGCATCTGGCTTGGCGCCGCCGCCGCGGTGGCGCTTTGCCTGGTCGCCGGGGGTGCGTGGGCGGGCTATTCCTATTGGGATGGTGTCCAGCGGCGCGAGGCCGCCGCCGCCCTGACGCAGCGAACCCTCGAGGACGCGACGACCAACGCCCGGGTGATGCTCGCCCAGAACGCAGCCCAGCGCGGGGTGCGCGAGGCGCATGCCTTCGCCTACCTTGAGCTCCCGCGACTTCAGGCCGGCGAAGTTGCGCGCGGCGTCGCGGCGCAGGCGCGCGCCGTCACCCGCACACCGCTTCAGCGCTTTCAAGATGCCCGGGCGATGCGCCAGATCTCGAAGGTCAAGCAATCCCCCACGCGCATCATCAAAGAAAGAGTTCAGCTCCCGCTCCAAGGCGAGGCGACGTCCGGCGACGCGACCCCGGGCGAGGCGACGGATGGGGAGAAAACCCAGGTCAAAACAACCCCGGTTGAGTTCAAGGTCTTCCCGCCCCCCACCCGCCTGGAGATCGACGGAAAGCCGGTCTCCTGGCAGTTCGGCGCGGTCGAGCTCACCCCCGGCAAACACCTGCTGAGCGCCAGCGCCCCGGGCTGCAAACCCTACCGTCGATTTATGGTGGTAAATGCAGACAAAAACGATAAGATTCCAGTCGTGCTTGATTGGCAAGATGCGCATATCCGGGTTGAGTCCAACAAAAACGTACTCGTTTATGTTGATTCAGAGCCCAACCCCCGCTCCAACGGCACCCATAGCAGCATTCGGGTGCCTTTTGAGCGCGGCAAATTCTATGCGCCCAAGACGCTCAATCTTCGCATCAAGGACTCGGCAAATCTGCAGCGCGTTCAGACGCGCGAAATCGAGGTTGAGCCGGGCAATACGCGCGTAATTAAAGTGAATTTTCCATAA
- a CDS encoding sigma 54-interacting transcriptional regulator, which yields MPILNITSSDSFAGGTFVLRKVLTSIGSGRGNDLVLDTPEVESNHALIQLVGDGFEIQAVARGCEIRVNGRKKKKARLAHGDEVQIGGVDLAFSMFGPVEASSQPPSQTSPSGIQKTPAPSDAAGELAHDEIEGYRKLHLFSQKLLSDYELPTLLENLLDAVVSITAADKGFLILVEDETFQIKVARNIDRQNIEDAVAQVSDSIIGKVIDTREPLIVSDALTHAEFNSSRSVINLNLSSVMCVPLLDRGQLLGLIYVGNENFRNLFEQRHLDLLTIFASQASLIVANAIMVRGLQDDKKLLNQRLSEKRFGRIIGACDAMREIYRTVEKVAPTTVNVLVTGETGTGKELIAHEIHQRSPRAKGPFVTLNCGAIPESLLESELFGHVKGAFTGASETRKGKFQAADGGTIFLDEIGEMPVNLQVKLLRVLQEHTVTKVGATAPEKVDIRVVAATNRNLEKAVENGDFREDLYYRLNVLMLELPALKERGNDVVLIAKFLLNELAEELGLPHKELSKESIQALRKYAWPGNIRQLENHLKKALVLADNAILSPKDLGLPPEILEPVMPLADAKERFALRYINEILQQNDGNRTQTARDLGIDPRTVFRYLEKNDAES from the coding sequence ATGCCTATACTCAATATTACCTCATCCGATAGTTTCGCCGGCGGCACCTTTGTGTTGCGAAAGGTCCTCACGTCCATCGGCTCCGGGCGCGGCAATGACCTGGTGCTGGACACCCCGGAGGTCGAGTCGAACCACGCGCTGATCCAGCTAGTGGGCGACGGGTTCGAGATCCAGGCGGTCGCGCGCGGCTGCGAGATTCGGGTCAACGGGCGCAAAAAAAAGAAGGCGCGCCTGGCCCACGGCGACGAAGTTCAGATCGGCGGCGTAGACCTGGCGTTCTCGATGTTCGGCCCGGTCGAGGCGAGCAGCCAACCGCCCAGCCAGACCAGCCCCTCGGGCATCCAGAAGACCCCGGCGCCCAGCGACGCCGCCGGCGAGTTGGCCCACGACGAGATCGAGGGCTACCGCAAATTGCACCTCTTCTCGCAGAAGCTGCTCTCCGACTACGAGTTGCCCACCCTGCTGGAGAATCTGCTCGACGCGGTGGTCTCGATCACCGCAGCCGACAAGGGCTTTTTGATCCTGGTCGAAGACGAGACCTTCCAGATCAAGGTCGCCCGAAATATCGACCGCCAGAATATCGAAGACGCGGTCGCCCAGGTCTCAGACTCCATCATCGGCAAGGTCATCGACACCCGGGAGCCGCTGATCGTCAGCGACGCGCTGACCCACGCCGAGTTCAACAGCTCGCGCTCGGTCATCAACCTGAACCTGTCCAGCGTGATGTGCGTGCCGCTTTTGGACCGCGGGCAATTGCTCGGGCTGATCTATGTGGGCAACGAGAACTTCCGAAACCTCTTCGAGCAACGCCACCTGGACCTGCTCACCATCTTCGCCTCCCAGGCCAGCCTCATCGTCGCCAACGCCATCATGGTGCGCGGGCTTCAGGACGACAAAAAGCTGCTCAATCAGCGCCTCTCTGAGAAGCGCTTTGGCCGCATCATCGGGGCCTGCGACGCGATGCGCGAGATCTATCGCACGGTCGAGAAGGTCGCCCCCACCACGGTCAACGTCCTGGTCACCGGCGAGACGGGCACCGGCAAGGAGCTCATCGCTCACGAGATTCACCAGCGCTCGCCGCGGGCCAAGGGGCCCTTCGTCACGCTTAACTGCGGCGCCATCCCCGAGTCCCTGCTCGAGAGCGAGCTCTTCGGCCACGTCAAGGGCGCGTTCACCGGGGCGAGCGAGACGCGCAAGGGGAAATTCCAGGCGGCCGACGGCGGCACGATTTTCCTCGACGAGATCGGCGAGATGCCGGTGAATCTTCAGGTGAAATTGCTGCGCGTGCTCCAGGAGCATACCGTCACAAAGGTCGGCGCCACCGCCCCCGAGAAGGTCGACATCCGCGTGGTCGCCGCGACCAACCGCAACCTCGAAAAGGCCGTGGAGAACGGCGACTTCCGCGAAGACCTCTACTACCGCCTCAACGTGCTGATGCTTGAGTTGCCGGCGCTAAAAGAGCGTGGAAATGACGTCGTGCTCATCGCCAAATTCCTGCTCAATGAGCTGGCCGAGGAGCTTGGCTTGCCGCATAAAGAGCTGAGCAAAGAGTCGATTCAGGCGCTGCGCAAATACGCCTGGCCCGGCAATATCCGCCAGCTCGAGAACCACCTCAAGAAGGCGCTGGTGCTGGCCGATAACGCGATCCTATCGCCCAAAGACCTTGGCTTGCCGCCCGAGATATTGGAGCCGGTGATGCCCCTGGCTGACGCCAAGGAGCGCTTCGCGCTGCGATATATTAACGAGATTCTGCAGCAGAATGACGGCAACCGCACCCAGACGGCCCGCGACCTGGGCATCGACCCGCGCACGGTCTTCCGCTACCTCGAGAAGAACGACGCGGAGTCCTGA
- a CDS encoding carboxypeptidase-like regulatory domain-containing protein gives MNNAQKISAHKRKGRLAWLGALLLTGALFGGCAADQDANAMDMASGGCESSTECPLDQVCRANLCSNSDSTPATLNFRFIPPGNSDYLPQYHEFVHVQPDQPTDFLLRPALSVRSGDTETEEHPGGIRYAGSSLSGPAGTLIFRPVDARSSLFIRETHVDYGTFHARLNPGEYSMTFVPNDREALPKKTWAAQKFTNNTILLRTLPAPSEYLEVTGTLARDVTLPSGQSVPGRAVPNARVYARSSSGEYSSTVATTDASGYFTLKVEPNTGSYDIFVVPATSDSMLPSTELTQAFVAGPTDCELADGTTASACNLGQLSLGAYPSEPIEFAVQLTSLNGFEDEFSLQGTMVLVHGELGNGEFSHKYPVSPKGIAELAVFPSDWSNRELRNYTLEVVPPANSPFARTQISMTGALEESVLPTFELGLKEKKFGRLISADGVPIANASLEFRRTSEPIARPETGNGAENNATPGHDPNAFEDAEDRRTFSVTTDEDGYFEVWLLPADYSVEAIPAQNSGQPRMHRTLSAEHLLEDEEIIFELPEPQVIFGSLFGRQETAGNEKLLGLGEVGVEAYTVIDGRTVVLGQALSWQDGRFEMVIPASP, from the coding sequence ATGAATAACGCTCAAAAAATTAGCGCGCACAAGCGCAAGGGACGCCTCGCCTGGCTGGGCGCCCTCTTGCTGACGGGGGCGCTCTTCGGCGGGTGCGCCGCCGACCAGGACGCCAACGCGATGGACATGGCGTCGGGGGGGTGTGAGTCCAGCACCGAGTGCCCCCTCGACCAGGTCTGCCGGGCGAACCTATGCTCAAATTCCGATAGCACTCCGGCGACCCTGAACTTCCGATTTATCCCGCCGGGAAACTCCGATTACCTGCCGCAATACCACGAATTTGTGCACGTGCAGCCCGACCAGCCCACCGACTTTTTGCTGCGTCCGGCGCTCTCGGTGCGCAGCGGTGACACCGAAACCGAGGAGCATCCCGGCGGCATACGCTACGCTGGCTCGTCGCTCAGCGGCCCGGCGGGCACCCTGATCTTTCGCCCCGTTGACGCGCGCAGCTCGCTCTTTATCCGCGAGACCCATGTCGATTATGGGACCTTCCACGCGCGACTTAACCCGGGCGAATACTCGATGACCTTCGTGCCCAACGACCGCGAGGCGCTGCCCAAGAAGACCTGGGCGGCGCAGAAATTCACCAATAACACGATCTTATTGCGCACCCTGCCCGCCCCCTCCGAATACCTCGAGGTTACGGGCACGCTTGCCCGCGATGTCACCCTGCCCAGCGGGCAGTCCGTCCCCGGTCGCGCGGTGCCAAACGCGCGGGTCTACGCCCGCTCGAGCAGCGGCGAGTATAGCAGCACCGTCGCCACGACCGACGCCAGCGGGTATTTCACCCTAAAAGTTGAGCCAAATACGGGAAGCTACGACATCTTCGTGGTCCCGGCGACCTCCGATAGCATGCTCCCGTCGACCGAGCTCACTCAGGCGTTCGTCGCCGGTCCCACGGACTGCGAGTTGGCCGATGGCACGACCGCCTCGGCGTGCAACCTCGGCCAACTTAGCCTGGGCGCCTATCCCTCCGAGCCCATTGAGTTCGCGGTCCAATTGACCAGCCTCAACGGCTTTGAGGACGAGTTCTCGCTGCAAGGAACGATGGTTCTGGTGCACGGTGAGCTGGGAAATGGCGAGTTCTCGCATAAATATCCGGTCAGCCCGAAGGGGATCGCGGAGTTGGCGGTCTTCCCATCCGATTGGTCGAACCGAGAGCTTCGAAATTACACACTCGAGGTCGTCCCGCCGGCGAACTCCCCCTTTGCGCGCACCCAGATTTCGATGACCGGTGCGCTCGAAGAATCCGTGCTGCCGACATTTGAGCTTGGGCTTAAAGAGAAGAAGTTCGGGCGGCTTATCAGCGCAGACGGCGTACCGATCGCCAACGCCTCGTTGGAGTTCCGGCGCACCTCCGAGCCCATCGCGCGCCCCGAGACGGGCAATGGCGCCGAGAATAACGCCACCCCGGGTCACGACCCCAACGCCTTCGAAGATGCCGAGGACCGCCGCACCTTCTCGGTGACCACCGATGAGGACGGCTATTTCGAGGTCTGGCTGCTGCCGGCCGACTATAGTGTCGAAGCGATACCCGCGCAGAATAGCGGCCAACCGCGCATGCATCGTACCCTCAGCGCCGAGCATTTGCTCGAGGATGAAGAGATCATCTTCGAACTCCCCGAGCCCCAGGTCATCTTCGGGTCGCTCTTTGGCCGCCAGGAAACCGCGGGCAATGAAAAATTGCTCGGCCTCGGAGAGGTCGGCGTCGAAGCCTATACTGTGATTGATGGTCGCACGGTGGTGCTTGGGCAGGCGTTGAGCTGGCAGGACGGGCGATTCGAGATGGTCATCCCGGCGTCGCCCTGA
- a CDS encoding TIGR04563 family protein, producing the protein MAAKKKLTLYFPEELIQKTKQEALRHDRSMSWIIEMAWRIAQEQIESMPGVMDLQDGNWEGAAE; encoded by the coding sequence ATGGCTGCGAAGAAGAAGTTGACGCTGTATTTCCCGGAAGAGTTGATCCAGAAGACCAAGCAAGAAGCACTGCGTCACGATCGTTCCATGAGCTGGATTATCGAGATGGCCTGGCGCATCGCCCAGGAGCAAATTGAGTCGATGCCCGGCGTCATGGATCTGCAGGACGGAAATTGGGAAGGCGCCGCCGAATAA
- a CDS encoding TIGR02757 family protein, which translates to MLTPKRAKILKPVLEELLEECDYVGRRSHDPVEFSWDYDDARDREFVALLSSCLAYGRVTLLKPAIKAVLEILGDRPSLALNDVGADALKAQLDGFVYRMSRGADVLDLICAMSALQEEFGSLEAAYQAPASGTHVELASAFVQRLRAGRRRPALTRGFRYLLPDPADGSTCKRLLLFFRWMGRGPDGIDLGLWESLSPAELIMPLDTHTSRMCRYLGLSDRNSIDLKAALEVTESLRLMDPEDPLKYDFALCHLGISGSCIHKRSEEHCPQCPIESICAIGNSAEIIGDA; encoded by the coding sequence ATGTTGACCCCCAAACGCGCCAAGATTCTTAAACCGGTCCTCGAAGAGCTCCTGGAAGAATGCGATTATGTGGGGCGGCGCAGCCACGATCCGGTAGAGTTTTCATGGGATTATGACGATGCGCGCGACCGAGAATTCGTCGCGCTGCTGTCGAGCTGTCTTGCCTATGGACGCGTGACGCTCTTAAAGCCGGCGATCAAGGCGGTCCTGGAGATCCTCGGCGATCGTCCAAGCCTCGCCCTGAACGACGTCGGCGCCGACGCGCTCAAGGCGCAGCTCGATGGTTTTGTGTATCGGATGAGCAGGGGCGCCGATGTGCTGGACCTTATCTGCGCGATGAGCGCGCTCCAGGAGGAGTTCGGCTCGCTCGAAGCCGCGTATCAGGCGCCCGCAAGCGGGACGCATGTCGAGTTGGCCAGCGCGTTCGTGCAGCGCCTGCGGGCCGGGCGCCGCCGCCCTGCCCTCACCCGTGGGTTTCGCTATCTTCTGCCGGACCCCGCCGACGGGAGCACCTGCAAGCGCCTTCTACTCTTCTTTCGGTGGATGGGTCGCGGCCCGGACGGGATCGATCTTGGGCTGTGGGAGAGCCTCTCGCCGGCCGAGCTGATTATGCCGCTGGATACCCACACCAGCCGGATGTGCCGCTATTTGGGGCTCAGCGACCGAAATAGCATCGACCTTAAAGCAGCGCTTGAGGTTACGGAGTCCCTGCGATTAATGGACCCTGAAGACCCACTTAAATACGACTTCGCGCTGTGCCACCTCGGCATCTCGGGAAGTTGCATCCACAAACGAAGCGAGGAGCATTGCCCCCAATGCCCCATCGAGTCGATCTGCGCGATCGGCAATTCAGCCGAGATTATCGGCGACGCCTGA
- a CDS encoding CPBP family intramembrane glutamic endopeptidase produces MSEASPQLGSPSTGVITVFYIVLTGAALLLAHWFGGLDVFVWHNANDTPFHLDAALGALVGVVFVGVSSLLDRYTEWSRELGREFGRTLGQVSMSQAFVFALASGIGEEVFFRGFLQQLFSGLLFDGPWADWSGLIFASLIFGMLHIGPNLKKIWPWTIMAVILGGVFGAMYLYTGNVLAPIVAHFTINFFNLQSIGRQYGHLKQDESA; encoded by the coding sequence TTGAGCGAAGCATCACCACAACTTGGGAGCCCGAGCACCGGTGTCATCACCGTGTTCTATATTGTGCTGACCGGGGCGGCGCTGCTGCTCGCCCATTGGTTTGGCGGGTTGGATGTCTTCGTCTGGCATAACGCGAACGATACGCCGTTTCATCTCGACGCGGCGTTGGGCGCGCTGGTTGGGGTGGTCTTTGTCGGCGTGAGCAGCTTGCTAGACCGCTATACCGAGTGGTCGCGCGAGCTTGGCCGCGAGTTCGGTCGAACCCTGGGCCAGGTGAGCATGAGCCAGGCATTTGTCTTCGCGCTGGCCAGCGGCATCGGCGAAGAGGTCTTCTTCCGCGGATTTTTGCAGCAACTCTTCTCCGGGCTGCTCTTTGACGGGCCCTGGGCAGACTGGTCGGGGCTTATTTTCGCCAGCCTTATCTTCGGCATGCTCCATATTGGGCCGAACCTCAAGAAGATCTGGCCGTGGACGATCATGGCCGTTATTCTTGGGGGGGTCTTTGGCGCAATGTACCTCTATACTGGCAATGTGCTGGCGCCCATCGTCGCACATTTTACGATTAACTTCTTTAATCTTCAGTCCATCGGCCGCCAATACGGTCATCTCAAACAAGACGAGTCCGCGTAG